Proteins encoded within one genomic window of Companilactobacillus sp.:
- the ychF gene encoding redox-regulated ATPase YchF, protein MALTAGIVGLPNVGKSTLFNAITKAGAEMANYPFATIDPNVGMVEVPDKRLARIDELIPAKKIIHTTFEFTDIAGIVKGASKGEGLGNKFLENIRQVDAIVHVVRAFDDDNITTVTGKVDPLDDIETINLELGIADLDSINKRYTKVEKQATSAKDKDAIAELAVLKKIKPVLEEGGAVRSIEFNEDEQKIVKGLFLLTSKPVLYVANIAEDDMADPEASKYYKIIEDYAKKENAEVIGVSAKTEEEISELDDDEKQEFLEAEGVNESGLDKLIKASYKLLGLRTFFTAGGKETRAWTFHKGMKAPQVAGIIHSDFERGFIRAEVMAFDDLDKLGSEQAVKEAGKLGLEGKDYEVKDGDIIEFRFNV, encoded by the coding sequence ATGGCCTTAACTGCCGGAATCGTAGGTTTGCCAAACGTTGGTAAATCAACACTATTTAATGCTATTACTAAAGCTGGTGCGGAGATGGCTAACTACCCATTCGCTACCATCGACCCTAACGTTGGGATGGTTGAAGTTCCTGACAAGAGATTGGCAAGAATCGACGAATTGATCCCTGCTAAAAAAATCATTCATACTACTTTTGAATTTACTGATATCGCCGGAATCGTTAAGGGTGCCAGTAAAGGTGAAGGATTAGGTAACAAATTTTTGGAAAATATTCGTCAAGTTGACGCTATCGTGCACGTCGTTCGTGCCTTCGATGATGACAACATTACGACTGTTACTGGTAAAGTTGATCCACTAGACGATATCGAAACTATCAATTTGGAACTAGGCATCGCTGACCTTGATTCAATCAACAAGCGCTATACAAAGGTTGAAAAGCAAGCAACTAGTGCCAAGGATAAAGACGCTATCGCTGAATTGGCTGTTCTCAAAAAGATCAAACCAGTTCTTGAAGAAGGCGGAGCAGTTCGTTCAATCGAATTTAACGAAGATGAACAAAAGATCGTTAAGGGATTATTCCTACTAACATCAAAACCTGTGTTATACGTTGCTAACATTGCTGAAGACGACATGGCTGATCCAGAAGCATCTAAGTACTACAAGATAATTGAAGATTACGCTAAGAAGGAAAACGCTGAAGTAATCGGCGTTTCAGCTAAGACTGAAGAAGAAATCAGTGAATTAGATGACGATGAAAAACAAGAATTCCTTGAAGCTGAAGGCGTAAACGAATCAGGTCTTGATAAGTTGATCAAAGCTTCATACAAACTATTGGGATTAAGAACTTTCTTCACTGCTGGTGGAAAAGAAACTCGTGCTTGGACTTTCCATAAGGGAATGAAAGCTCCACAAGTTGCTGGTATCATTCATTCTGACTTTGAACGTGGTTTCATTCGTGCCGAAGTAATGGCATTTGACGATTTGGACAAACTTGGCAGCGAACAAGCTGTTAAAGAGGCCGGCAAGCTTGGACTTGAAGGTAAAGACTACGAAGTTAAAGATGGCGACATTATTGAATTCAGATTTAACGTTTAA
- a CDS encoding DUF1129 family protein, which produces MADDDLRERNKKAAEKQKRHSEKKEKNDEIAEQINSADPAELRKQLSNKNEEYVFKLNKRLVDDDFTEEEAEESINGLLPEIIANQIKGVPANQLYGPVTKKAGDIAHPVKPKKATPFWALAIDTSLLFFALFGLLYGIVGLTSKNQSSQNQTGIVTLVLLAAMWGVLLTWFNLQMKKPKAERPGLLITIGYMGAGLVIMFIFLGLMQFVPKTFNPPLNGVVYLVLAVIAFGGRFLYRRYMHITTRGFI; this is translated from the coding sequence ATGGCTGACGACGATTTAAGAGAGAGAAACAAAAAGGCTGCCGAAAAGCAGAAGAGACACTCTGAGAAAAAAGAAAAAAATGACGAAATTGCTGAACAGATCAACAGTGCCGATCCTGCAGAATTACGCAAGCAATTGAGTAATAAAAACGAAGAATACGTTTTTAAACTTAACAAGCGCTTAGTTGACGATGATTTTACTGAAGAAGAAGCTGAAGAATCAATCAACGGCTTGCTTCCAGAGATCATCGCTAATCAGATCAAAGGTGTTCCAGCTAACCAATTGTACGGACCAGTTACAAAGAAGGCTGGAGATATCGCTCATCCAGTAAAACCTAAAAAGGCTACGCCATTTTGGGCTTTAGCAATTGATACATCATTGCTATTCTTTGCATTGTTTGGCCTGTTGTACGGCATCGTGGGACTTACTAGCAAGAACCAAAGCTCACAAAACCAAACTGGTATCGTGACTTTAGTATTGTTAGCCGCAATGTGGGGCGTACTACTAACATGGTTCAACTTACAAATGAAAAAACCAAAGGCCGAACGCCCAGGTTTACTGATCACAATTGGATACATGGGTGCTGGTTTAGTAATCATGTTCATCTTCTTAGGACTCATGCAATTTGTTCCTAAGACATTCAACCCACCTCTAAATGGTGTAGTTTACTTAGTACTAGCCGTGATCGCATTTGGTGGTAGATTCTTGTACAGAAGATACATGCACATCACAACTAGAGGATTTATTTAA